The genomic window AAGTTGTTAGAGAATGACAGAATTTATGCTCATCCTTACGATGTGACCACTACTCCAAACAGTAACTAAGTTCTGCTGCTGATCCATCTTAATAACAAGATGTTCCACATGGCCGTGTCCTCAAGCAGCAAAAATGATGACCACAGTGGGACATATGGTTGTGGCCCTGTGGACAACCAAGATTGCAATTTGCAAGGTAGTCTGTTCCAGACTTTGGTGGTGGCTGCAGACAGGGATGGGCCTTTGTCTGTTTGCTGATGTCTGCAAAAAGTCCCTCTCAATTCCATAACCCATGATCTTCTTTCTGAATGAATATAGTCCCCTGACCGTTTATGGTTAATTTGCTATATTCCTTCAGACCAAATTTACAAGATTCTAGTGACAAGTTACACAAATGTGTTAACTGAACTTAGCCAAAACATACAATTTGAGGAAGGCAGAAGGAACTATATTTGGGGACTGATGCTTATACCTACATAAGAACCACTGGTGTCATGATCTACTCTAACCTCTCTTGGCACTGGACAAGCACTGTTTCTCCTCCATTTTTCAGAAAACAACACAAATGGCGGCGCtaccaaaagaaagaaagaaaatttaaaTGGTAATATAGCAATGGTGAAAAAGCAGAATGTGTACCGCCGAGGCAGCAATAGCCAATACCCGGTATGTTCCTTAATGGCTCGTCTCACTTAAGATCTGAATATGGCTAGTGGAGTTAGCAGCAGACACTTGTGGAGCTGAACTAGCATGCCATGCCGACCAAACTAATTAATTGATGCCTTGGAACAATGCTACATCAGTCCTAGTAGAACGCATGTGCATATATGAACAACACTATAAAGATCTACTAAAGCCTGACTTTCATATAAAAATACCCACCTCTTCTTTTGATACGCAAGGCAAGATTTTTCCCCCTCCACCCAAACACCTACTACCGTCGTCAAATCTTTATAGCGGAGTCCTAATTGCTAAACCTAATTCGAAATGAAAAACCAGGGGGAGACCCTTTTCTCTAAAAAGAAATGCTAAACCTAGAGATTGCACGAATTATATCCCCACCAATCAACATCCCTAGGCAATAAATCATTGCATTTTTCGTCTTCCTCGTCAGATGACTCCGAGCCACCGCAGCATCATGGTCGAGTAGAGTAGAAGACTAGGAAGGGAAGAACGGGGGGCGACAAGATTCGCAATTAGGTTCATCAGATGCACAGAGACACGCAGTTACGAAAAGCGAAGCCACGCGAGAAAGGAAAGTTGAGGAAAACGGCGAGACGACGGAATCATTAAAACGACACGCCATGGATGGGAGGCGTGTGGGAGCAGTGCGCGGTGTGGCGTACCTCGAGGGGCGCGCGGGTGTCGAGCTTCCTCGCCGCCTCGAGATCCGCGCCGGGGGCGGCCCCGGGCACTCCGCCTGCGCCGCGGCctaggaggaggcggaggcggcggaggataCCCATGGGCGGCCCGGGCGCGCGGGCCGGGGGGCGGAGGAAGTGTTCGAGGATGGCCATGGCGAGGAACATGGAGACGAGGATGGCGGTGGCCACGAACCCGAACGACATCGCGCTCACGCCGCTGTCCAGCTGACGCCACCGcatctcctccgccgccgccgcagcagcagcagccgaaCCCGCCACCTCCCCCAGCCCCGGCCAAGCCGCCGGAGCCATCGCCGGCCCGCGCACCATGGCAAACCGCCCCCTTCTTCCCGTGTCCCGGTCACGGCCTGCGCGGGCGTGGCGCCATTGCCTGCTTCTTGGCCGCCCCCTGCAGCTTCCCTCCGCGCGAGACGAGTTGCCGGCTTCCGGAACCTCTTTCTGTCGCGTCGCGCGCGATGAGTTAGTGAGAGGGAGCcgagagagaggaaaaggagGACGGGAGTGGTGACTGAGAGGAGCAAGGATTCGGGCACGGTCTTCGCGACGCGATCCTTTTCCGCTGCGATGCAATGCAAAAGCTAGGTCCTTTCCGAGGCGGGGCAGGGGCAACACGGCCATTTCGTCATGACGGTGATGCGCCCGCGGCCTTGCCGCTTCGTGCTCGTCTCTGTTTCGTTTTTTTCGCAAGCCTGGATGTCCAGCCAGTTTGGCTCGGCTCGTCCATCTCGCTAACATTCTTGTTAAGGAAACGAGAAAAAAGCTGGCTCGCCTCGACAAGAGCCTCGTTAGCCTCGTGAGCTAGCCACAATTAAAAACAACATAAACACAAGTTCTAAATAACTGGGCTCCGATTGCTTGGCACCAACATTACTGTTGTGGCCTGCGGTAGCGAGCGGTGAACAGATGTGGTTTGGTGCACCCACGACCCGCATGTGGGAGCTGAGTCGAGTCGGGTGGGGAAGAGAAGCGCAAGCTTGTAGCGTGTCGTCAACGGTGATTTCGGCTTCTGAGATGCTTCTCTTCATCTTAACTTGAGGATGAGATATCCCTTTCTCGCAGCGTTAGGGGCAGGAGGTGTGTGTCGGTGGGGAGGTAAAATCCTAGTCaccctctttctcttcttcgcGCAAACAATCAAGCTCTGGAACTTGGAAACAAGAGGCATCAGGTGGGAGTGAGATAAACAAGAGATGTCGAGTGGTCTCTCTTCGGT from Phragmites australis chromosome 14, lpPhrAust1.1, whole genome shotgun sequence includes these protein-coding regions:
- the LOC133891659 gene encoding uncharacterized protein LOC133891659, which encodes MVRGPAMAPAAWPGLGEVAGSAAAAAAAAEEMRWRQLDSGVSAMSFGFVATAILVSMFLAMAILEHFLRPPARAPGPPMGILRRLRLLLGRGAGGVPGAAPGADLEAARKLDTRAPLEIPVYAEDVSVLMPGQDVPTFIAHPAPAPCPPERIRWPSHQPPPFTGSSSNPS